The Solanum lycopersicum chromosome 6, SLM_r2.1 genome has a window encoding:
- the LOC101264132 gene encoding protein HOTHEAD encodes MAVVIGAVMPVIVKLLLLLLCLNFNSSLTQARKWESWKDKYPFIKPASSFSSSNAWSSGSSKGHNYDYIIVGGGTAGCPLAATLSQKFNVLLLERGGVPFANANVSLMQNFHISLADTSPHSASQIFASTDGVFNARARVLGGGTCINAGFYSRASQSYIKKAGWDSKLVNESFPWIEKQIVHKPILAPWQKAVSDGLLEVGISPYNGFTYDHIYGTKFGGTLFDRFGHRKTAADLLTSANPEKLDVLVHAMVQKIEFDTSGRKPRAVGVIFKDEKGNQHTAFLSKRKGSEIIVSSGAIGSPQILLLSGIGPKAELKKLNISVVFDNKFVGKGMSDNPLNTIFVPTNRPVQQSLIQTVGITKMGVYIEASSGYGETEDSIHCHHGIVSAEIGQLSAIPPKQRTLEAIEVYKRNKKHVPQEAFRGGFILEKIATPLSTGHISLKSTKVDDSPSVTFNYFSHPRDLKRCVDGIRIVEQIVKSKHFTTYAQCDKDTLDKLLNMSVQANINLIPKHTNDTESLEQFCKDTVTTIWHYHGGCQVGKVVTPDYRVMNVNRLRVIDGSTFNESPGTNPQATVLMMGRYMGVKILRERLGRAAGL; translated from the exons ATGGCAGTGGTAATTGGTGCAGTTATGCCTGTAATTGTCAAGCTTTTGCTACTGCTTTTATGCCTCAATTTTAACTCTTCTCTCACTCAAG CAAGAAAATGGGAATCGTGGAAAGATAAATACCCATTCATAAAGCCAGCAAGctcattttcatcatcaaatgCTTGGAGCAGCGGTAGCAGCAAGGGTCATAATTATGATTACATAATAGTGGGAGGAGGCACAGCTGGCTGTCCATTGGCAGCAACTTTGTCACAGAAATTCAATGTGTTGTTGCTGGAAAGAGGGGGAGTCCCATTTGCCAATGCAAATGTCTCCTTAATGCAAAATTTTCACATCTCTTTGGCTGACACTTCTCCTCATTCTGCTTCCCAAATTTTTGCTTCAACTGATGGTGTCTTTAATGCAAGAGCTAGAGTCTTGGGTGGAGGCACTTGCATCAATGCTGGTTTCTATAGTCGCGCTAGCCAAAG CTATATCAAGAAAGCAGGATGGGATTCTAAACTGGTAAATGAATCATTCCCCTGGATTGAGAAGCAAATTGTTCATAAACCAATCTTAGCACCATGGCAAAAAGCAGTAAGCGACGGTCTACTAGAAGTTGGTATATCACCTTATAATGGATTCACTTATGATCATATATATGGAACCAAGTTTGGAGGAACTCTTTTCGATAGATTTGGTCATCGGAAGACTGCAGCTGATCTTCTCACCTCAGCCAATCCTGAGAAGCTTGATGTTTTGGTGCATGCGATGGTTCAAAAGATTGAATTTGACACATCAG GAAGGAAGCCAAGAGCAGTAGGAGTCATCTTCAAAGACGAAAAGGGGAACCAACACACAGCATTCCTTTCAAAGAGAAAGGGAAGTGAAATTATAGTGTCATCTGGTGCAATTGGAAGTCCTCAGATTCTGTTGCTCAGTGGAATAGGACCAAAGGCtgaattgaaaaaattgaacatcTCGGTGGTGTTTGATAATAAATTTGTCGGTAAAGGCATGTCAGACAACCCCTTGAACACCATATTTGTTCCAACAAATAGGCCTGTTCAGCAGTCACTTATCCAGACTGTAGGAATTACCAAGATGGGGGTCTATATTGAAGCTAGTAGTGGATATGGAGAAACCGAAGATAGCATTCATTGCCATCATGGTATAGTTTCAGCTGAG ATAGGGCAACTCTCCGCAATTCCTCCAAAGCAGAGAACACTGGAAGCAATTGAAGTCtacaaaagaaacaagaaacatGTTCCACAAGAAGCATTCAGGGGAGGTTTCATATTAGAAAAGATCGCGACACCTTTATCAACAGGGCACATTAGCTTGAAGAGCACCAAGGTTGATGACAGTCCTTCCGTCACTTTCAACTACTTCAGCCATCCACGCGACCTGAAGAGATGTGTAGATGGCATACGCATCGTGGAGCAGATTGTGAAATCAAAACATTTCACCACTTACGCACAGTGTGACAAGGATACACTGGACAAGTTGCTAAACATGAGTGTCCAAGCTAACATTAATCTTATACCGAAACACACTAATGATACAGAGTCACTTGAACAGTTCTGCAAAGACACAGTGACTACAATATGGCACTACCATGGCGGTTGCCAAGTAGGCAAGGTGGTAACCCCTGATTACAGGGTTATGAATGTCAACAGGCTCCGGGTCATTGATGGTTCTACATTCAACGAGTCGCCAGGCACCAATCCTCAAGCCACCGTGTTGATGATGGGCAG GTACATGGGAGTAAAGATTTTAAGAGAAAGATTAGGAAGAGCAGCTGGTTTGTAA
- the LOC101264439 gene encoding putative pentatricopeptide repeat-containing protein At1g17630, producing MLHCCRSSSRRFISQTPFSISTRLCFPSIFTHFHCHSSANHSHKTQSELLDFLDHLLQQCGLNLQQLKQIHENIIITGSSNSSFIAARLISVYSKFGLVNEAQKVFETCPTDCFSNLLLWNSILRANVSHGKCEEAVKLYVKMREYGNLADGFGFPLIIRACGMFGDHNLCSVVHCHAIQMGFRDHLYVGNELMNMYGKIGRMDIASKVFDGMSMRTQVSWNIIVSGFAQNFDCDAAYKTFLLMEPQGFEPNSVTWTSLLSSFARCRRHQDTWKLYVLMRKKQVEATAEAIAVVISVCIGDNGIDKCETVHGYVIKGGFENNSIVINSLMCTYGKCGAVRQAECLFSRLQLKTIVSWNSLISCYAESGLYNEAYSLFLQLQVLDDPKMKPNVISWSAVIGAFSMAERHEESLEIFRNMQVARVLANDVTISSVLSVCAELSNFHLGMEIHGYSIRYLMDKSTLVGNGLVNMYIKCGSLWKGNIVFKGVGKKDLISWNTMISGFGMHGLGATALETFEQMTSAGTKPDGITFVAVLSACSHAGLVDEGYKVFDQMKKVFGVEPQMEHYACMVDLLGRAGLLQQASEMVQNMPMRPNACVWGALLSSCKMYKNTEVAEETAAQIFNLESGMTGSYMLLCNLYAVNGRWKDSANVRISAKTQGLKKAPGQSWIEVKKKVYMFLAGQPMDSEMEDVHIMLNILSLHMAKEGCTPQKSFAMQCAEEQEDYLYYAS from the coding sequence ATGCTTCACTGTTGTAGGTCGAGTTCAAGGCGTTTCATTTCCCAGACTCCATTTTCAATCTCAACTAGACTTTGTTTCCCGTCAATTTTCACCCATTTTCACTGTCACTCTTCAGCCAATCATTCCCACAAAACCCAAAGTGAGCTTCTTGACTTCTTGGACCATTTACTTCAACAATGCGGCCTTAATCTTCAACAGCTGAAgcaaattcatgaaaatatcaTAATCACTGGATCATCAAATTCTTCTTTTATAGCTGCCAGACTCATATCCGTTTACTCTAAATTTGGGCTTGTCAATGAAGCTCAAAAAGTATTTGAAACCTGCCCAACTGATTGCTTCTCGAATTTGCTGTTGTGGAATTCGATCTTGAGGGCTAATGTATCCCATGGGAAATGTGAAGAAGCTGTAAAGCTTTATGTTAAGATGCGTGAATATGGTAATTTGGCTGATGGGTTTGGTTTTCCGTTAATTATTCGAGCATGTGGCATGTTCGGTGACCATAATCTCTGCAGTGTAGTGCATTGTCACGCTATACAAATGGGTTTTAGAGATCATCTTTATGTTGGAAATGAATTGATGAACATGTATGGGAAGATTGGGCGTATGGATATTGCAAGTAAAGTGTTTGATGGAATGTCTATGAGAACTCAAGTATCATGGAATATTATAGTTTCAGGTTTTGCGCAGAACTTTGACTGTGATGCTGCTTACAAGACGTTTCTGCTGATGGAACCTCAGGGGTTTGAACCAAATTCTGTCACTTGGACATCATTGTTATCTAGTTTTGCTAGGTGTAGACGTCATCAGGATACGTGGAAACTTTATgttttgatgagaaagaaacaaGTTGAAGCTACTGCTGAGGCTATTGCTGTAGTAATATCAGTTTGTATTGGTGACAATGGGATTGATAAGTGTGAGACGGTGCATGGATACGTTATCAAAGGGGGCTTTGAAAATAATTCTATTGTGATAAACTCATTAATGTGTACGTATGGGAAATGTGGTGCTGTTAGACAGGCTGAATGTCTCTTTTCCAGGTTGCAATTAAAAACTATAGTGAGCTGGAATTCTTTAATATCTTGTTATGCAGAATCAGGTTTATATAACGAGGCCTATTCGTTATTTTTGCAGTTACAAGTGTTAGATGATCCAAAGATGAAACCTAATGTCATAAGTTGGAGTGCTGTTATAGGGGCATTCTCTATGGCCGAGAGGCATGAGGAGTCCTTAGAAATCTTTCGAAATATGCAAGTTGCTAGAGTACTGGCCAATGATGTTACGATTTCAAGTGTTTTATCAGTTTGTGCTGAGCTTTCAAACTTCCATCTTGGTATGGAAATCCACGGTTATTCAATAAGGTATCTAATGGATAAAAGTACTTTGGTAGGAAATGGGTTAGTTAATATGTACATAAAGTGCGGTAGTTTGTGGAAAGGAAACATAGTATTTAAGGGAGTAGGAAAAAAAGATTTGATTTCATGGAACACAATGATATCTGGATTTGGAATGCATGGACTTGGTGCTACTGCCTTAGAAACATTTGAACAGATGACTAGCGCAGGAACTAAGCCAGATGGAATTACTTTTGTTGCAGTTCTTTCTGCATGTAGTCATGCAGGCCTTGTTGATGAGGGGTATAAAGTTTTCGATCAGATGAAGAAAGTGTTTGGAGTCGAACCACAAATGGAGCACTATGCTTGTATGGTAGATCTTCTTGGTCGTGCTGGTCTATTGCAGCAGGCTAGTGAAATGGTGCAAAACATGCCAATGAGGCCCAATGCTTGTGTCTGGGGAGCACTACTCAGCTCTTGTAAAATGTATAAAAACACGGAAGTCGCAGAAGAAACTGCTGCTCAGATTTTCAACCTTGAGTCTGGGATGACGGGAAGCTACATGTTGCTCTGTAATTTATATGCTGTAAATGGAAGGTGGAAGGATTCAGCAAACGTGAGGATATCAGCGAAGACGCAGGGTTTGAAAAAAGCTCCAGGACAAAGTTGGATTGAGGTGAAAAAGAAGGTTTACATGTTCTTAGCTGGACAACCTATGGATTCAGAGATGGAAGATGTTCATATAATGCTTAATATTCTAAGCCTTCATATGGCTAAAGAAGGATGCACACCCCAAAAGAGCTTTGCTATGCAATGTGCAGAAGAACAAGAAGATTATCTGTATTATGCATCATGA
- the LOC101264134 gene encoding LOB domain-containing protein 22 codes for MQNQMTSFTNPNNNNNNNNIHIQQTPHTFITDHNNLNHNNNKYTKRVHNNNNINDKNVLLRVSGAGQACAACKYQRRKCAPDCVLAPYFPHDRQRQFLNAHKLFGVSNITKIIRHLDQPFKDEAMRTIIFQSDVRANDPVGGCYRIIRDLQRHIDYCKAELDIVLHQLAYCRAQAVAAAAVSEQQQILTDHHATEESFNDNNCDGVVNQVDALVNINNNASSYDQQPINQYNPHDSFYNHPRSDQQAEDDQQYNEIQDGQLDLTDINFPWSLHEQESTSTSATNSMMKQLSVNDQCDNIKDPILEGISGFGSFEHDQTFDQHSYSTREQTPIEGRG; via the exons ATGCAGAATCAAATGACTTCCTTTACCAAccccaataataataataataataataacattcatATTCAACAAACTCCTCATACATTCATCACTGATCACAACAATctcaatcataataataataagtatactAAACGtgttcataataataataatatcaacgATAAGAATGTCCTCCTTCGTGTTAGTGGTGCAGGACAAGCTTGCGCTGCATGTAAATACCAACGTCGAAAATGTGCCCCTGACTGTGTTCTTGCCCCTTATTTTCCACATGATCGTCAACGACAGTTCCTCAATGCTCATAAATTGTTTGGGGTCAGCAACATTACCAAGATCATTCGCCACCTTGATCAACCGTTCAAAGATGAGGCAATGCGGACCATCATCTTTCAATCTGATGTCCGTGCTAATGATCCTGTTGGTGGTTGTTACCGTATAATCAGAGACCTGCAACGTCATATTGATTATTGCAAAGCAGAGCTCGATATCGTTCTTCATCAACTCGCCTACTGCAGGGCACAGgctgttgctgctgctgctgtaTCTGAACAACAACAGATATTAACAGATCATCATGCAACTGAGGAATcatttaatgataataattgtGACGGCGTTGTGAATCAAGTAGATGCTCTggtgaatattaataataatgcatCTTCGTACGATCAACAGCCAATAAATCAGTACAATCCTCACGATAGTTTCTATAATCATCCTCGTTCTGATCAGCAAGCAGAAGATGATCAGCAATACAATGAAATTCAAGATGGGCAATTAGATTTAACAGATATTAACTTCCCTTGGAGCTTGCATGAACAAGAATCCACGTCTACATCAGCTACCAATTCTATGATGAAGCAACTATCTGTTAATGACCAATGTGACAATATCAAGGACCCTATTCTTGAGGGGATTTCAGGTTTCGGAAGTTTCGAACATGATCAAACATTTGATCAACACAG CTATTCAACAAGGGAACAGACTCCAATTGAAGGAAGAGGGTGA